A stretch of the Leptospira stimsonii genome encodes the following:
- a CDS encoding SDR family oxidoreductase: MKRILVLGATGSLGKFVIEELRKQGYWIRVLSRSPSKLKSLTAPFDESILGDLFDLKSLSSAVLGMDAVISCAGASLDLKNFQDKHTFEEINFAGNRNVLSAAVRERVSKFIYVSFLRVEGIQKTEYIQSHEKISEAIRKSGLRFAIVRPTAFFSILLGFLKLAKKGIGVVLGEGKVRINPIHEKDVARAVVEALKIDLEEMNLGGPDIFSRDEITELALRVAGKDQRLFRIPIFLNRILIRFLQPFNQRIFQFLRFGNVVHTLDVIGPKYGAQRLEDYFRENLDSV, encoded by the coding sequence ATGAAACGAATCTTGGTTCTGGGAGCTACGGGAAGTTTAGGAAAATTCGTGATCGAAGAATTGCGGAAACAGGGGTATTGGATTCGAGTTCTCTCACGATCTCCTTCTAAACTGAAAAGTTTGACCGCGCCTTTCGATGAATCGATATTAGGTGATCTTTTCGATCTTAAGAGTTTGAGTTCCGCTGTTTTAGGAATGGACGCGGTCATTTCCTGTGCCGGGGCGAGTCTCGATCTTAAGAATTTTCAAGACAAACATACCTTTGAAGAGATCAATTTTGCCGGAAATCGAAACGTTCTCTCTGCGGCAGTTCGTGAACGTGTCTCCAAGTTTATTTACGTCTCCTTTTTGCGCGTGGAAGGAATTCAAAAAACGGAATACATTCAGAGTCACGAGAAAATTTCGGAAGCGATCCGAAAATCGGGGCTTCGGTTTGCGATCGTTCGACCTACGGCGTTCTTTTCCATTCTTCTTGGCTTTTTGAAGTTAGCAAAAAAGGGAATCGGAGTCGTCCTCGGGGAAGGAAAGGTAAGAATCAATCCCATCCACGAGAAGGACGTAGCAAGAGCGGTCGTGGAAGCCCTGAAAATCGATTTAGAAGAAATGAATCTCGGTGGTCCGGATATTTTCTCGAGAGACGAGATTACGGAACTCGCTCTTCGAGTCGCAGGAAAGGATCAAAGGCTTTTTCGTATACCGATCTTTTTGAACCGAATCTTGATTCGATTTTTGCAACCTTTCAATCAAAGAATCTTCCAATTTCTTCGTTTTGGGAACGTTGTACACACGTTAGACGTTATTGGTCCGAAATACGGAGCCCAAAGATTGGAAGACTACTTCCGAGAGAATTTGGATTCGGTTTAG
- a CDS encoding DoxX family protein: MKKILLYAMAVFYVFAGLNHFLNPPFYLRMMPPYLPYHSLLNYVSGIAEIVLGLALFLQPLRRLASFGIIVLLIAVLPANIYMLQAALSGTDFGVPVWALYVRLPFQLVFIFWAWSVKDVE; this comes from the coding sequence ATGAAAAAAATTCTTTTGTATGCGATGGCAGTCTTTTACGTTTTTGCCGGGCTCAATCATTTTCTCAATCCACCTTTCTATTTGAGAATGATGCCTCCTTATCTTCCTTATCATTCCCTTTTGAACTATGTGAGCGGAATCGCTGAAATCGTTCTGGGTCTGGCTTTGTTTTTACAACCTCTTCGAAGATTGGCGAGTTTTGGAATTATTGTGCTTTTGATCGCGGTTCTTCCCGCAAATATCTATATGCTTCAGGCCGCGCTTTCCGGAACGGACTTCGGTGTTCCCGTTTGGGCTCTTTACGTTCGTCTTCCCTTTCAGCTCGTCTTTATCTTTTGGGCCTGGAGCGTGAAGGACGTCGAGTGA
- a CDS encoding DUF2182 domain-containing protein, whose translation MNLEQTVLLGLMSLLTFVSWMAMYDMSWMNAGGSDHCGKHSDTFSLSWFVLNLSMWVLMMVAMMLPSFLKSVLLFTKMDQSKNRGASFFGIGNGIYIVLGYLSAWAGYSLLGTALQFLLLRLNLISSNLSFYSMEWSAGLLITTGIFQFSGLKDKCLSQCKSPLGFFLTSWKEDALGAFQMGWSQGVYCVGCCLLLMALMFVGGVMSLSWMIGLTALVLAEKWIDGKFSIRKSTGFVLIGWGLFLLIGKSFLEK comes from the coding sequence ATGAATTTGGAGCAGACCGTTCTTTTGGGACTGATGTCGCTCCTAACGTTCGTTTCTTGGATGGCGATGTATGATATGTCTTGGATGAATGCTGGTGGAAGCGATCATTGCGGGAAACATTCCGATACTTTCTCTTTATCTTGGTTCGTTCTCAATCTTTCTATGTGGGTTTTGATGATGGTCGCTATGATGCTTCCTTCCTTTTTGAAATCGGTTCTTTTGTTTACGAAGATGGATCAAAGTAAAAACCGAGGTGCTTCTTTTTTCGGAATCGGAAATGGAATTTATATCGTCTTGGGTTATCTTTCTGCTTGGGCGGGATATAGCCTTCTGGGAACGGCGCTCCAGTTTCTTCTTTTGAGGTTGAATTTAATTTCTTCCAATCTCTCGTTTTATTCCATGGAATGGAGCGCGGGGCTCTTGATTACGACCGGAATTTTTCAGTTCAGCGGCCTCAAAGACAAATGTCTTTCTCAGTGTAAATCTCCTCTCGGTTTTTTTCTCACCTCTTGGAAGGAAGATGCGTTAGGCGCCTTTCAGATGGGTTGGTCTCAAGGGGTTTATTGCGTGGGTTGTTGTCTTCTTTTGATGGCTCTAATGTTCGTCGGAGGAGTGATGAGTCTTTCCTGGATGATCGGTCTTACCGCTTTAGTCTTAGCGGAAAAATGGATCGACGGTAAATTTTCGATTCGAAAATCGACAGGGTTCGTCTTGATCGGTTGGGGTTTGTTTCTATTGATTGGGAAATCATTCTTAGAAAAGTGA
- a CDS encoding DUF1326 domain-containing protein codes for MGQERRWFLEGDYFEHCSCESFCPCLLSGFKAEPSYGHCQSMLAFHIQEGECSGVKLDDLNVAMLVFTPGRMADVSWTTGLYIEERANEEQLDSLFRIFSGEMGGAPEFMKSLTTKFLGAKRVPIQYELKGDKTRELKIPNLVDVRLESIRGHRGRTVWFDNVAHVAQKIAPGITVKATVKDYEFDWENSGKNGFLGPFQWKG; via the coding sequence ATGGGTCAGGAAAGAAGATGGTTTTTGGAAGGGGACTATTTCGAGCATTGTAGCTGTGAAAGTTTTTGCCCTTGTCTCTTGAGCGGTTTCAAAGCGGAGCCTTCGTACGGTCACTGTCAGAGTATGCTCGCGTTTCATATTCAAGAAGGAGAATGTTCCGGCGTGAAGTTGGACGACCTGAACGTCGCGATGCTCGTTTTTACGCCGGGTCGGATGGCGGACGTATCTTGGACTACGGGCCTTTATATAGAAGAACGTGCGAACGAAGAACAGCTCGATTCTCTCTTTCGCATTTTTTCGGGTGAGATGGGCGGCGCTCCCGAGTTTATGAAATCCCTTACTACGAAATTCTTAGGAGCGAAAAGAGTTCCGATTCAATACGAACTCAAAGGGGATAAGACGAGGGAACTGAAGATTCCGAATCTCGTGGACGTTCGACTCGAATCGATCCGTGGACATCGCGGGAGAACCGTCTGGTTCGATAACGTCGCTCACGTTGCGCAAAAGATTGCACCCGGAATCACCGTAAAAGCGACGGTGAAAGATTATGAATTCGATTGGGAAAATTCAGGTAAGAATGGTTTTTTGGGTCCCTTCCAATGGAAAGGTTAG
- a CDS encoding TetR/AcrR family transcriptional regulator: MKTREKIIQAADELFYERGFANTGVNDLLERSGVHKGSFYKYFREKGDVGLEYLRLRRERNAELFRTLTSRSSDFSQLVKAWVVLLRKEAKADRLKGCPFAMFANQTFSSPLSLDEKQFADANRQIREVVCDWEEIFSSYLRNSTTGKKDTLSETEIQSFVRRIVILYEGSIQVYFMTGREEYLKEFQESLLMLGKFYGRV, translated from the coding sequence ATGAAAACTCGGGAAAAAATCATTCAAGCCGCAGACGAACTTTTTTACGAACGGGGGTTTGCAAACACGGGCGTGAACGATCTCCTGGAAAGATCAGGAGTTCACAAAGGAAGTTTTTACAAATACTTTCGAGAAAAAGGGGACGTGGGTTTGGAATACCTTCGCCTTCGAAGGGAGAGAAATGCGGAACTCTTTCGCACTTTGACGAGTCGTTCTTCCGACTTCAGTCAGTTGGTCAAAGCTTGGGTAGTTTTGTTACGCAAAGAAGCAAAAGCCGATCGCCTCAAAGGTTGTCCTTTTGCGATGTTTGCAAATCAGACTTTCTCTTCCCCTCTTTCTCTCGATGAAAAACAATTCGCCGATGCCAATCGCCAGATCCGCGAGGTCGTTTGCGATTGGGAGGAAATTTTCTCTTCCTATCTTCGAAACTCCACCACCGGAAAAAAAGATACGTTATCCGAAACGGAAATTCAATCCTTCGTTAGAAGAATCGTGATTCTTTATGAAGGTTCGATCCAAGTTTATTTTATGACGGGGAGAGAAGAATATCTGAAAGAGTTTCAGGAGAGCTTGTTGATGTTGGGGAAGTTTTATGGAAGGGTGTGA
- a CDS encoding helix-turn-helix transcriptional regulator, whose product MTKAFGNILRILRVASSMSQLELSVEAGVSTKHLSFLESGRSKPGRDVILKLCDVLKVSSTRKNALLLAGGFSPEFENTNFSDAKVIPILERMTQNLNPDPAFSTDANGKILNANLGTKFLLRSLNGFPIDCEGKNIFEIAFGPSGFGPYLYNYESLSMRLLTCKLMQEILSEAEEVVSKKETGTHFDDSDTTDLVLQFEHKNGILSFDFLQLTVGHPFDVNAESVRVYHMVPRDSFTKDTMREISETFLDSETYVTVSK is encoded by the coding sequence ATGACGAAAGCCTTCGGAAATATTCTGCGTATTTTAAGGGTCGCGAGCTCCATGTCACAATTGGAACTCTCCGTCGAAGCGGGAGTCTCTACAAAACATTTGAGTTTTTTGGAGTCCGGTCGTTCCAAACCGGGGAGGGACGTGATTCTTAAATTATGCGACGTTCTTAAGGTTTCTTCGACTCGTAAGAACGCACTTTTACTTGCAGGCGGTTTTTCCCCCGAATTCGAAAATACGAATTTTTCTGACGCGAAGGTGATTCCGATCTTAGAAAGGATGACGCAGAATCTAAATCCGGATCCCGCCTTTTCCACGGATGCAAACGGTAAAATTCTAAACGCGAATTTAGGAACGAAATTTCTTCTCCGAAGTCTGAACGGGTTTCCGATTGACTGCGAAGGAAAGAATATTTTCGAGATTGCTTTCGGTCCTTCCGGATTCGGTCCTTATCTTTATAATTACGAATCTCTTTCGATGCGTCTTCTTACATGCAAACTCATGCAGGAAATTCTTAGCGAAGCCGAAGAGGTCGTTTCTAAGAAAGAAACGGGGACCCATTTCGATGATTCGGACACTACGGATTTGGTTCTTCAATTCGAACATAAGAATGGGATTCTTTCTTTCGATTTTCTGCAATTGACCGTAGGTCATCCTTTCGACGTCAATGCCGAATCCGTAAGAGTGTATCACATGGTGCCTCGGGATTCTTTTACCAAAGATACGATGAGGGAAATCTCGGAAACGTTTCTGGATTCTGAAACGTATGTTACGGTTTCCAAATAG
- a CDS encoding cupin domain-containing protein encodes MKKRTAILTLSMFLAYILIGNFLHRFAFAEAEPDLSFYPAKGEMIENRFANEKIVFVTPGRDTNGKYSENDLYLQAKGAVPKPHRHADLEETFTILKGNLSLIKGDKKYDLKEGDSITVPKGEAHHPENKSDALVIVRVRATPAGKHDLMLAQVHGFFTEKETPRGKVEWILQAMLYSVYYETYMAELPIGFQKFLSFLISPVARLLGYKSWYPEYSLKWKQSAE; translated from the coding sequence ATGAAAAAACGAACAGCCATTCTAACTTTATCCATGTTTCTCGCTTATATTCTAATCGGAAATTTTTTACATCGCTTTGCATTTGCCGAAGCCGAACCGGATCTTTCATTCTATCCCGCAAAGGGAGAAATGATTGAGAATCGCTTTGCGAACGAAAAGATCGTATTCGTAACACCCGGTCGGGATACGAACGGAAAATATTCCGAAAACGATTTGTATCTACAAGCCAAAGGTGCCGTACCCAAACCGCATAGACATGCAGATTTAGAAGAAACGTTCACGATCCTAAAGGGAAATCTCAGTTTGATCAAAGGAGACAAAAAATACGATCTGAAAGAAGGAGATTCGATCACGGTTCCGAAAGGAGAAGCGCATCATCCTGAAAATAAAAGCGACGCACTGGTAATCGTAAGAGTCAGGGCGACTCCCGCGGGCAAACACGACCTAATGCTTGCCCAAGTGCACGGCTTTTTTACCGAAAAAGAAACTCCAAGAGGCAAGGTAGAATGGATATTGCAAGCGATGCTTTACTCGGTATATTATGAAACCTATATGGCGGAACTTCCAATCGGATTTCAGAAATTTCTTTCCTTCTTAATCTCGCCGGTAGCAAGATTACTCGGATATAAGAGTTGGTATCCTGAATATTCTCTTAAATGGAAACAAAGCGCGGAATAA